The sequence below is a genomic window from Dyadobacter chenwenxiniae.
GGGAGCAATTTTTTTGCGCAGTGGTCTGTGTGCAAAATTACGGGAATGCCGTAAAGTGCAGCCATTTGGTGGACGTGCATTGCGCCGGAAATTCCACCTGCAATTGCAGCCTGCTGATCCGTGTTTGAAAGACTTTTTCCAGCATAAAATATAGCTCCGCCATTTGAAAACTGAATGATAACGGGGCTGTTAACCGCTTTGGCAGTTTCAAGAACTGCATTTACTGAGTTGGTTCCAACCACGTTAACCGCCGGAAGGGCATAGTTATTTTCGTTGGCGTGGCGGAAAATTTCGCTAACTCCGTCACCGGTTACAACACCGGGCGCAAAGCGTTTTGTAGTTTCGCTCATAGTAATAAAGAATATTTTTTCAAGAATAAATTTTACAATTCAGATATAAAAAATGAACTGCGCGGGAATCCCTGCAAGTTAGGTATTTTACAGAAAATGGAGGAAAGATCAAGGGTATATTATGCTTTATGACGAAGATTAATCTATCTATAATCGTTTTGGCGCAATCTGCGTATCTTTGAAAATGATTGAATTTGCAGGCATCGGCTTGCATGATTGTATGACGAAAGCATTATTAATGAATTCCAAACTGACCAGGACGATCCTGATTGCCCTCGCACTGGGCTTTTTTGTAGTGTGGGTCCTCGAATTTCGGCGGACAACCATGTTCGAAAGTTACTGGCTGCTTTTGCTTGCCATTATGTGCTTGTTAATGTTCCAGTTCAGCAGGTTAAAAGCTTCGTTACTAGCCAAAAAAGAAGCCGAAATGAAGGTTGATATAAAAAAGAACAAGCCGGTTAAAACATCAAAAAAATGAGCATGCTATTTCTGGGTTTGACGGTCGTTTTCTTTATCCTTGCAGGTTATTATGGGGCTGTGCGCTCTGTTTTGCTGGATGTTTCCATAGACCGTTATTCCTTGCGCCACGAAAAATCCGAGGAAGTTTATCAAACATTATACTGGCGCAGGATCCTTCGTATGATCCGCTTGCTAACCGTTGCATTAGGCTGTTTTTGGGCGATAGCAGCGTTTTATCCGGTCCTTTTGGTGGATCTGGGCGTTCATGAAGGCGCATTGGTAGCCGGTATGTTTGCCGTTTTAATCGTGGTCTGGATGGCGAGTTATTCCAGCTGGGTGAAAATCGGGCGTGCTTTTCCGGAGGCACTGGACCTTTCCGCATTCCCCGTTCGCGTCGCAGAATGGGTCATTACGCCGTTATATTGGGTTGTTGAGCCATTTGTAAAAGAAAATATTCTATCGCCTTCGCTGCGCGATGATGCGGCCTCTGCGGACGATCCCGACTTTGATGACCACAGCATTGAGGAAAGAATGTTTATCAATGCGTTGGATTTCAAAGATTTGCGTATCAGGGATTGTATGATTCCCCGAACGGAAATTTCGGCGGTGAATGTGAATGCAAGCATTGAGGACTTGCGGACGGCATTCCTGACGAGCGGCCATTCCAAAATCATCGTGCACCGCGAGTCGGTTGATGAGGTTTTGGGTTATTGTCATGCATTATCCCTTTTCAAAAAGCCAAAAGAGATCAGTAACATTATCACGCCGATCCTGATCGTGCCGGAAGCAATGCCTGCAAGTGATCTTATGCTCCGCTTTTTAGAGGAAAGAAGAAGTCTGGCATTGGTTGTGGATGAGTTTGGAGGAACGTCGGGACTGGTAAGTGTGGAAGACGTCGTAGAACAAATTTTTGGTGAAATTCAGGATGAATATGACTCCACCGAAGACTGGACGGAGCGTAAACTGGACGATGATAGTTACATTCTGAGCGCCCGGCATGAGCTGGATTATTTAAACGAAAAATACGGATGGGAGCTTCCGGAAGGCGATTATGATACATTAGCCGGGATGGTGATCGACTATTTTGGCGACTTGCCGGAAGTGAATGAAACGGTGAGCATTCCGCCTTACGCATTCCAGGTCGTTTCTATGCAGGACACGCGCATTGAACTCGTCAGATTAACCATTGAAGAAAGAGAGAAGAAAAGCGAAAAAAGTTAACAGATTCATAAGAACAATTAA
It includes:
- a CDS encoding hemolysin family protein, with translation MSMLFLGLTVVFFILAGYYGAVRSVLLDVSIDRYSLRHEKSEEVYQTLYWRRILRMIRLLTVALGCFWAIAAFYPVLLVDLGVHEGALVAGMFAVLIVVWMASYSSWVKIGRAFPEALDLSAFPVRVAEWVITPLYWVVEPFVKENILSPSLRDDAASADDPDFDDHSIEERMFINALDFKDLRIRDCMIPRTEISAVNVNASIEDLRTAFLTSGHSKIIVHRESVDEVLGYCHALSLFKKPKEISNIITPILIVPEAMPASDLMLRFLEERRSLALVVDEFGGTSGLVSVEDVVEQIFGEIQDEYDSTEDWTERKLDDDSYILSARHELDYLNEKYGWELPEGDYDTLAGMVIDYFGDLPEVNETVSIPPYAFQVVSMQDTRIELVRLTIEEREKKSEKS